TAACATCTCTTCCAGTTAATGTGCAAAATTCTTGCattctaataaaaaatataaagatagatTAGCTCCTATTTaagcctctctcttctccaagaTGTATCATTTATTGGATATGTAAGACAAGTTTAGTAACAATTATGCCATGTGTAACCATTAAATGGCGTACTACTGTATGCGTTGGCTTCATttgcatatttcattttcataactgCACTCTCTATGCATAAATATATTTGGAGatgctggggttgggggaggggcagtggcgGGCGGAGAGCAAGATTCACACATCCGTCTCCACGGCCTTCACATTAGAACAGTTGTTTTTGTCTGTCTCGCTGTCATCCTCCTTTCCCTGACACTTCTCCTCCTTTGCACAGAGAGATTCCTTcactccttcctccatctccagaTACTCGGACTTGTCCCCCAGGGAAGAGGAAGTGGAGCTCCGGAATTTCTTCAGCAAATTAGAAGGGAGGTATGGGCAACTGACCGCGTTCTGTGTCAGCTGTGTCTGTTCCTCGTTCTCAGTCTCTCTGTGGTAGAAGTAGTTGAAGTTAGAGACAATGACGGGCACAGGCAAAGCGATGGTCAGGACACCCGCAATGGCGCACAGGGACCCCACGATCTTGCCCCCCACAGTGATGGGCTTCATGTCCCCATAACCCACAGTCGTCATGGTCACCACAGCCCACCAGAACGCATCTGGGATGCTTTGGAAATGGGTGGTGGGTTCATCCGCCTCCGCGAAATACACAGCGCTGGAGAACAGGATGACCCCGATGAAAAGGAAGAAGATCAGAAGGCCCAGCTCCCGCATGCTGGCTCTGAGGGTGTGGCCCAGGATCTGCAGGCCCTTGGAGTGTCTGGAAAGCTTGAAGATCCGGAACACGCGGACCAGTCGGATGATCCTGAGGATGGCAAAGGACATGGCCTGCTGCTGCTGACCATTGCCACCCCCCTGTTGCTGGGCCAGATCGGTGCCCAGGGTGATGAAATAAGGCAAAATGGAGACAATGTCAATGATGTTCATGATGTTTTTGAAGAAGAGGGCTTGGCTGGGACAAGCAAAGCAACGAACCACAAACTCGAAGGAAAACCAAACAATACAGACCGTCTCCACGATGAAGAAGGGGTCGTTGAATATCGTGTGCCCCGAGTTCTCCGGGTGGGGTGCCGAGGTGTCATTCAAGGACCCACCGTGCCCGCCCGCGCTCAGGGCCACGATGAGATCCCTGTCGTCCCTGAACTCAGGCAAAGTCTCCAGGCAGAAAATGACGATGGAGATTAAGATGACCAGGACGGAGACGATGGCGATGCCCCTCGCCGGGCTGGAGCTCTCCGGGTACTCAAAGAGAAGCCAAATCTGCTTTTTAAACTCATTCTCCGGCAAGGCTctgtcctcctcctctctcacGAAGCCCTCGTCCTCCCGGAACTTGAGCAGGGCCTCCTCGCCCAGCTGGTAGAACTTCACCTCCTCGGTGAAGATGTCGCAGGGCACGTTGACCGGCCTCTTGAGGCGGCCCCCTGACTGGTAATAATACAAGATGGCATCAAAGCTAGGCCTGTTCCTGTCAAAAAAGTACTCGTTGCGCAAAGGGTCGAAGTACTGCGTCCTCTTCTCAGGGTCCCCCAGCAAGGTCTCGGGGAACTGCGCCAAGGTCTTCATCTGGGTCTCGAAGCGCAGGCCCGACACGTTGATGACCACGCGCTCGCAGCAGTCGCCGCAGCGCACGGCGTAGGCGCCGCCGGGCCCGGCCTCGGGGGGCAGCAGGTCGGCATAGGCGCCCTCGTCGCCGCGCTCCTCCTCGCCGCGCGGGAACCTCCcctcgtcctcctcctcgtcctcctcgtcctcctcctcgtcctcctcgcTCAGCTCCCGCAGGATCTTCTCCTCGGAGCCGCTGGGCATCAGCTCTGCGCAGTGCGGGAAGGTGCCCTGCCGGAGGTGGGCTCTCCTCCTCTCCGGCCGCGGGCGCCTCCTCCTGCGGCTCCCGCGGCCGCTCGGAGGGTCGTGGGAGGCGCAGGCCGCCCGCgcctgatggtggtggtgggagccCCCTCCGGAACCCCCTCCAGAACCTTCCACGGCCGCGGTggcggcggcgacggcggcggcggccgcggccctCGAGTGCGCCAGGCGCTCGCGCTCCCGGGCGCGGGCCTGGGCCGCGTAGCCATAAGGCATATGGCTGTTGCACCCTGAGCTCTCCGCGCTCACCATCGCGACCTCCATGGTGATGGCTTTCGGGAATGGCTGGTTCCAGTtgcagaagcagaagaaagaaaaatagggcAGCTTCTTTTCTCACCAAATTAAGGTAAGTTTGGAACCCTTAAGCAGATTGCCTGGAAGACCAGGGATATTTTCAGTCCAgctttgcattttctgtttttaaatcagCACGCCCCATGCTCTCTCCTCCCAGGGATTCAACAGTGCTGTCTAGAACTTGGCTGGTCGAGATACACAACCTAGCACTCGCAAGCCCAAGTCCGAAGTGGTGGGGTCTCTCAAACACCCGTTTTGGGGTGGATGTTCAAATTCGGAAACACGTCTAGGATGTGGCTGGTGATGCTGCTGCAAGATTCAAAGGCAGCAAGTATCTGACAGCCAGCAGTTGTGCCTAGAagatggaatatatttttcttccatgGAAATTGTCCAAAGCTCAGTCCATcgtatttaaataaaatgcaaataagccTTTAGTCTTAGCACTTGCCTTCTAGTGACGGCTTGACCCACGTTAACATGCGACTTGCAGTATGTGCGGCCATTGCCCCTCCAAGCCTCTCAGGCTGACTCTCCAGGCTCCCCCCTTAAGTTCATCACAGGCTTCCTGGACCCAGGGGCAATGCCAGGCTATGGACAGAGGCAAAGACCTTGGGAGGTTGAGAAGGCACAAGATGAGGTGTCAGCAGGGGCCAACCCAGCTCTGAGGTCTCCATAGGAATCAAGGAAATGCAGAGCCTCCTTCAGCTAAAATCATGCAGAAGCAGCGCGTCAcctgaaaaaggaagagaaacaagcagagggggaaaataaaaagaagaatcaagTCATAAGGAGCAAACAGCATTTCCTTCACATGCACATCTTTCTCTTGTCCTCAAGCAAACCGTGTAAAGCACCAAGTGACCATAAATTTCCAGGAGTCTGGGGCAGGTTGTCCAATCTCCTCACTAAacatccttctttccttcttcttgggATATTATTTCAGCTCAGTCTATTTTCACAGCAActcaattatttttcctctttccacttTCGACCCACATGGCTCTTCCCTCGGTCCTCCCTT
The Equus caballus isolate H_3958 breed thoroughbred chromosome 7, TB-T2T, whole genome shotgun sequence genome window above contains:
- the KCNA4 gene encoding potassium voltage-gated channel subfamily A member 4, producing the protein MEVAMVSAESSGCNSHMPYGYAAQARARERERLAHSRAAAAAAVAAATAAVEGSGGGSGGGSHHHHQARAACASHDPPSGRGSRRRRRPRPERRRAHLRQGTFPHCAELMPSGSEEKILRELSEEDEEEDEEDEEEDEGRFPRGEEERGDEGAYADLLPPEAGPGGAYAVRCGDCCERVVINVSGLRFETQMKTLAQFPETLLGDPEKRTQYFDPLRNEYFFDRNRPSFDAILYYYQSGGRLKRPVNVPCDIFTEEVKFYQLGEEALLKFREDEGFVREEEDRALPENEFKKQIWLLFEYPESSSPARGIAIVSVLVILISIVIFCLETLPEFRDDRDLIVALSAGGHGGSLNDTSAPHPENSGHTIFNDPFFIVETVCIVWFSFEFVVRCFACPSQALFFKNIMNIIDIVSILPYFITLGTDLAQQQGGGNGQQQQAMSFAILRIIRLVRVFRIFKLSRHSKGLQILGHTLRASMRELGLLIFFLFIGVILFSSAVYFAEADEPTTHFQSIPDAFWWAVVTMTTVGYGDMKPITVGGKIVGSLCAIAGVLTIALPVPVIVSNFNYFYHRETENEEQTQLTQNAVSCPYLPSNLLKKFRSSTSSSLGDKSEYLEMEEGVKESLCAKEEKCQGKEDDSETDKNNCSNVKAVETDV